One Enterococcus silesiacus genomic window carries:
- a CDS encoding 2-succinylbenzoate-CoA ligase translates to MSSWLQKQVNERPNHPAFYWQDEAWSFADVGREVKHWAATFSSKIPYEEKRVALFSRNSKEMYFSILALWELGKELVMLNTHLSLQELHYQLTDAEVNLVVVSTESVPFLSELTQITSIEMSKSNGVEESLIEPHSLYQGEATASIMYTSGTTGKPKGVMQCFSNHLASALATQENMNILPSDCWLCPVPLFHISGLSIVVRQLVLGCSLRLYSKFDATIVTEDLAEGRGTVISVVAIMLQELLEKYPKKGYSSSFKAMLLGGGPISPKALEQCEHYGIPVIQSYGMTETCSQVVALSFEDAALKIGSAGKPLLGMHVKIVDADQKQLQENEVGEILLKGKNVVSQYLNGEKWQKVKWTIDGWFKTGDMGYLDEERYLYLVSRLSELIISGGENIYPTEIEHVLQEFPGVKEVAVVGETDEKWGAVPVAYIVGDPLITVEKINTFAKTYLAKYKLPKRIYLCHSLPKTASGKLAKHRLTTIEREAFLSK, encoded by the coding sequence ATGAGTAGTTGGCTGCAAAAACAAGTAAATGAAAGACCGAATCATCCTGCTTTTTACTGGCAGGATGAAGCATGGTCATTTGCTGACGTTGGACGAGAAGTTAAACATTGGGCAGCAACATTTTCTTCAAAGATTCCATACGAGGAAAAACGAGTGGCTCTATTTAGCCGAAATTCAAAAGAAATGTATTTTTCGATTTTAGCTTTGTGGGAGTTAGGTAAAGAACTAGTTATGCTAAATACACATTTAAGTTTACAAGAACTCCACTACCAATTGACCGATGCTGAGGTGAATCTGGTAGTGGTTTCTACTGAAAGTGTACCTTTTCTGTCAGAATTGACTCAAATCACGAGTATTGAAATGTCAAAATCAAATGGTGTAGAAGAATCGCTAATTGAACCGCATTCGCTTTATCAAGGGGAAGCAACAGCTTCAATCATGTATACATCAGGCACAACAGGTAAACCTAAAGGTGTGATGCAATGTTTTAGCAACCATCTTGCCAGTGCTCTGGCAACGCAAGAAAATATGAATATTTTACCTAGTGACTGCTGGCTTTGTCCAGTTCCACTATTTCATATTAGTGGTCTATCCATTGTAGTTCGGCAGCTAGTCTTAGGATGTAGCTTGCGTTTATATAGTAAATTTGATGCAACGATAGTAACAGAAGATTTAGCTGAAGGACGTGGAACCGTGATTTCTGTTGTCGCAATTATGTTGCAGGAATTACTGGAAAAATATCCAAAGAAAGGCTATAGTTCAAGTTTCAAAGCAATGTTGCTTGGTGGTGGCCCGATCTCACCAAAAGCATTAGAACAATGTGAGCATTATGGAATTCCTGTTATCCAATCATACGGAATGACTGAAACTTGCTCCCAAGTCGTTGCGTTGAGCTTTGAAGATGCTGCGCTAAAGATCGGCTCTGCTGGTAAACCTTTGTTAGGCATGCATGTCAAAATCGTTGATGCTGATCAAAAACAGTTGCAAGAAAATGAAGTCGGGGAAATCCTATTAAAAGGAAAAAATGTTGTTTCACAGTATTTAAATGGCGAGAAGTGGCAAAAAGTGAAATGGACAATAGATGGCTGGTTTAAAACAGGAGATATGGGTTATTTGGATGAAGAGAGATATCTTTATTTAGTCAGTCGCTTAAGTGAATTGATCATTTCAGGCGGCGAAAATATTTATCCTACAGAAATCGAACACGTATTACAAGAGTTTCCTGGTGTAAAAGAAGTAGCGGTAGTTGGTGAAACAGACGAGAAATGGGGAGCTGTTCCGGTCGCTTATATCGTTGGAGATCCGCTGATCACAGTGGAAAAAATAAATACTTTTGCGAAAACTTATTTAGCAAAATATAAACTGCCTAAACGAATTTATTTGTGTCACTCGCTACCCAAAACAGCAAGTGGAAAATTAGCGAAACACCGCTTAACAACAATAGAAAGGGAGGCTTTTTTAAGCAAATGA
- a CDS encoding 1,4-dihydroxy-2-naphthoyl-CoA synthase (catalyzes the formation of 1,4-dihydroxy-2-naphthoate from O-succinylbenzoyl-CoA): protein MRNWTTIKEYEEILFEQEGKVAKITINRPQVHNAFTPKTVMEMIDAFNISRDKQDVGVIILTGAGDKAFCSGGDQKVRGHGGYVGEDSVPRLNVLDLQRLIRVIPKPVIAMVKGYSIGGGNVLQLVCDLTIAADNAKFGQTGPNVGSFDGGYGSGYLARVVGHKKAKEVWFLCKQYSAEEALDMGWINTVVPLTEVEDVTMEWAEEMLKKSPLALRMIKASLNADTDGLAGIQQLAGDATLLYYTMDEAKEGRDSFKEKRDPDFDQFPKFP from the coding sequence ATGAGAAACTGGACAACGATCAAAGAGTATGAAGAAATTTTATTTGAACAAGAAGGTAAAGTGGCGAAAATCACGATTAATCGACCTCAAGTGCATAATGCTTTTACACCGAAAACTGTTATGGAAATGATCGATGCATTTAACATTAGCCGTGATAAGCAAGATGTCGGTGTGATTATTTTAACTGGTGCAGGCGATAAAGCATTTTGTTCTGGTGGAGATCAGAAGGTTCGCGGACATGGTGGTTATGTAGGTGAGGATAGTGTTCCTCGTTTGAATGTATTAGATTTACAACGCTTGATTCGTGTGATCCCAAAACCAGTTATTGCAATGGTCAAAGGCTATTCGATTGGTGGCGGAAATGTTCTTCAGCTTGTTTGTGATTTGACGATTGCAGCAGACAATGCAAAATTCGGTCAAACAGGACCGAATGTGGGAAGTTTTGATGGTGGGTATGGTTCTGGTTATTTAGCTCGTGTGGTTGGTCATAAAAAAGCTAAAGAAGTGTGGTTCCTATGTAAACAGTATTCAGCAGAAGAAGCATTGGATATGGGCTGGATCAATACGGTTGTACCTTTAACTGAAGTTGAAGATGTAACGATGGAATGGGCAGAAGAAATGTTGAAGAAAAGTCCGCTTGCATTACGTATGATCAAAGCTTCTTTAAATGCCGATACAGACGGATTAGCTGGAATTCAGCAGTTAGCGGGAGACGCAACACTGCTTTATTACACAATGGATGAAGCCAAAGAAGGACGCGATTCATTCAAAGAAAAACGTGATCCTGATTTCGATCAATTTCCTAAATTTCCATAA